CGGCTCCACTGAGCAACTGGGGGCTTGCCAGAGGGATTCAAACCAACAACCTGCTGATGCCACCATCACAGGCAACATgaggcttttttgttttgtagtccAAGCCAACTGAGAGGATACATCCATCAGGGCGATCATACTCCGACATGTCTCGAGGCTGAAACCGTCTGTCGTCTTTATTTCACTGTCTGCGGGGGAAAAGGACAACTCGGCGTGAGTGACCGCCACATGACGCAGACTGCAACCTGTGTCTGTTCAGCTCACTCACGTTTGGCGAGGACGTTCCTCATGATCGTCTTGAGTTCGTTGGCACAGATCTGCATgtcctgagggagggaggacgcgTTTCATGTCGGCTCAATTAAAAAACGCGCCATGTTCACCGAGCCTTGTCTCTGCGTTCTCGCTGGCACTCACCTCGCCGGATATCTGTTGGTAAATGGCCCTgaactgtttttcctcttcagtcTCTTCCTCGGGTTCTAACAGCTTTCGCTGAAGAGCAGATAAACTAGTTATTCACCCAAAAAGAAATGGTCAGAATGATCGCAGAAGATGCGCAAGTTAGTAGAGAGAATACGAGAAGCAGTTGGGAGGTTCTGCACCATAGAAGCTACAGAAACAGTGAAGTGGAGAAAAAAGCAGTGTTTGAAAGTTTGTGGTTGAAATGTATAActtaattttaaaaactgtaatatTACGCCTTTTAGCAGGACTAGATTATCTGGTGCTTCTTGTTTTCTCCATTATGATAACCACTACCTACTGTCCTACTATTAaagttttttaattaattacaaAATGATCAGTTGATTCCACCAGATTGTtcataaaatcatattttcttttccatcatcatcatcgagtCTCACCGCTATCATTGATCTCCAGCGATCCTTCATGTGGTAAGACGTGATCTTTGGATCTTTTagttaataaaaatataaatcaggAGGCTTATGTCATTGCCTCAATTTTTTTCAATCGCTACATGTTTCGACTGGTTTCCCGACGGATGTGTTTCCGCACAGTGCCGGAGGAGAGCAGCACACGAGGAGACGACCACGTGAACAACGAGGAACTTTATACACTGAGGCCTCGCGGGAAAACAGGTGCAGCCGAGCCACTCGAGCTCATTTGGCTTCGAGACCAATTATTTTATTCCCAGTGAAGGTCATTTGACCGGGTGGAGGTTGCATTACAGAGCCATTAGTCTCAGGAAATAGCGACAGGGCAAAGGTCGCGATGAGCTATTTGTTcgggcttaaaaaaaaagattaaatgtCCGTCAATCCATACACAACAGGGAGATTACCTTCggtttcttcctcttttccccctgaATGCCGTCATGCTCAATCTCTTTGTTGGCACGTGCTCtgtctgacacaaacacaattggCTGGCATGTGGCCGATggttgggaggaggagagaagggttACCAAAtacaaacagagcagagaagagagaaagttAAGGGTTAAGTTAAGTTACCTGACGAGATCGCTAAAAAGCTAACGTATGATGGCGATGAGGAGGGAAAGCAAGAAGTTTTAAAACTAACACGCATGCgttaccttttctttctttttcttgtcttgcTGAAGACCAATAAGACAGGAAAGTAAAGAAGGATGAAATGAGATGAAGGAAAACACGTGGATACTCAAGTCTGTTAGTAAGTCTAGGGGAGGAAACAGCGAGTGAAAGTACAAagtgtgcaaagaaaaaaagattttcaagaACAAAGTTGATGGAATATGCAGGAATAAGTCAAGTTCAGTGAGTGAAGAAAGTGCTCATCATCACTATTATTGAGATCTATTAGTATTTGATGGTTTAACCAATCAAAGCTCACCAAGCTCGtcctcattcttttcttttttttttatcacaccaCACATCAATTTGCAGACACAAAGGAGTGAACCCACTCATTTGTTTTGAGTCGTTTCACCGCTGCACTATTGGTCACAATGgttcaaatatatttcactCCTTTGGTCTTGTTGCAAACCTGAATTTGTCCCGGCTCGATTGTGTTCTCCGCCTCCCTgtgaggaaaacacacatcagGATTCCTGCTCTAATGACCGTCATTTAAAGACTATATTTTGCAGTTCTGCTGTCAACAATCCCCGAAAACAAGACCAGCTGCGCCGCCAAATACACCCGGCGGCGGCCCGCCCTCGGCGGCACTCACTCGGACGTGCTCTGCTTCTCGGAGAAGACCCTGAGGATGAACTCGCCCTCTCGGTGGGCCTCAAAGGTCGTGGGGATGACGACGTACTCCCCCGGGGGCAGGCGAAAACGCTCCGTCACCTCTCGCAGATTAATGTACATCTTGCATTTGGCCCTCGAGGCCGTGTACAGGAAGAAGTCCTTCTGCAGATGTTGATTCTGTCCGCACATCtgtggacgggggggggggggggaaaggcgTGAATGCGTGGAAACAGTGAGATGAGAACGGTGAGAAGGGAATGAGCTCCGGAGGAAAGGGAGAGTTGAATTAAACGTGCTACAGGTACGCTACTTTCCGAGGTTTTTCTAAAGCTACTACGGGAAACTGCTGAGCGACTCTACAGATACAGGCCGATACAGGGAAAGTGCCGAACTTCATCAAGATAACGTCCGTCTCCGAGATGGGCATACCTCCTTCGGCACCTagggagggagacaaagaggaagttATAACTCCGATGAAAGGCCCATCAGCTCACTGACAACAGAGGAAGGCCAGCTGAGGTGTTCCGTGGTCTCGGGATCACGACCTCGTAGATAGAAAAGCCGATGGTGAGGAATCTGGCCCCTTGGTGGCGCTGCATCCGTCGACCTTTCTGCATCAGAGCCACGACAACCGTGCAGGCGACCTGTCCGTCCTCTGGGTCGTCATCCTCCTCATTGAGCTGCAGCCGGTACTGGGGGTTTGTCCAAAACGTGTCTGCGAAACGCGGAGAGTGACATTTGCACATTGTAGCCTAAATAAAGAGAGAGCGTGACGAGTATGAGTTTGACATTGACGCCGATACAATGCAAATCCAAGGCCTACCCGGGAAGTTCCTGCAGCCGCCAGCAGAGCTGCCTCTCACCCACCGGCCCTCGTTGATGGACACCGTCCAGCTGTGTCTCTCCTCACCCTGCAGGGCATCGGGGGTCAGGTTACACATCTCCAGCTTGGTGAAGTTCCTCTTGAATTCATCGAAAGACATCCTGGAGGGGGAACACGAAAGAGGAAGCGTGTAGCAGAAAACACTTTGTGGAAGAGGCATCCCTCCCCGGGGGTTTTCCCATCTTTTTCTCTGATTAAGTCAAAGGGGGGTGAGGGGTGGTATCTGACCAGGCTACTATGACAAATACTATggtatcattttaaaaagtacagatgatggtggtggatttttttttttttaatagataaaTCCCATTGAACTGTGTTGAATAAATGGAAAGTTCCTGAACAAGACAAAACTAATGTCACAGCGGGTTCCACTCACCAGAACTCACTCGCCTCCACGGTCTGTTTTCTTAGGTTCTCCTTGTCTGCAATGGAAATGCTCGGCCACTCCTTTGAACTGTGGCAAGATAAAAACCGTATTCATATGCAGAATGTCCTGCACGTCATGAAGAATCAGAACTCAAACTCATGACGCTATGGCAAAAGATTGCATTAGACGTGGCCTTGTAGCGAGTGCATCAGTCAGTCTGCTACATCCCGACAAACGTTGCAGGTCAAATCTTACTTTGCACTCCACGGTCCCTTCCACAGCACCAGGCCCCAGGGGTTGCGCAGACGAATCAGGCgaattttggtgttttttgcgACCACGTCACACTAGAACGACAATTTCATAAAAcgcatcacacacaaaaatgaaccTGCGTTTTTAACGGAAAGTGGACACTAATCTACAATACTAATCTGCACATCTGTACCTCCTCCAGGCCTATGATGGAGTAGGCATGGCCTTTGACCAGCCCCTGTTCGGTCCGAGTCTCCACTTCACTGGCTGAAACGACCTGAAGGATACAAACAAATGTCAGGATGGATTTTTTAAGGCAATACATCTTATTACAGCCTATTTGAATCCATTAAACTACTCTGGATTTGAATGttaaaatcttgtttttcctcaaagtCCCACTTCCACCCAGCTTCTCCCACTGTGAGAAATTGATGAAACAAGCCGATTTGCATGGGAGAGATAAAATTGTCCAGTTTTCCATTGATGGTTATCAATTCATACGTACTGATCCTGACATCCACCTCTTGGTCGTAGCGTGTGATCAGATTTTATGTTTTGCTTCAtggatcaatcaatcaacacaTTTCTTGTTTACTTGTCATTTTTCCAGGGAGTCACTTTATCAtgtcatctatttatttattttgttgtctgtgttttccgTGCACTTGTTGGCCTATGTTCTCCACCACTCACATCGATGGAGCAGCCCATCAGCGAGCCTCTCGCCAGCGCCTTCTTCATGATGCTGTAGAGCTCTTTGGGCGCCTCGGACAACTCGAAGAACTCGGTGACTCCACCTGTGAAATCCTCCATCGCCTCCAGCGTGTTCCCCCCTTTCAGTGCCTCGTAAGAGCCGTGCAGcctgagagagcgagagagagagagagaggtcaggaCTCTGTTCAGTGCGCTGACACGAGTGTTTCACTTTAAATTCTAGAAAGGTAACGATGTCAGAGGTCGGCGGTATCAAGAGTAACTCATCTTGTTTGGCAGATTATTCAAAAAATCAACATGTATTGATAGACTCTGCTCACTTTGCGTAAGCCTTTTCCAAAAGAGCGCTCCAGAACTCGTTCTTCCTGAAGGATTTGGTGAACACCAGCTGGTTCCTGCAGGTGGGAACGCGGTCGTCCACGACCACGTCGATCCATTCGCCATAACGCCAGAACTGAAGACAGTCAAACCGAGCAGAGGGAGAGTAGAGAGTCAGTGACGGGACAGTTGAGGGGAAAGAAGAGACACATCACCAGGGCTTCCTGAAAGAAAGTTAACATAACCTGACCAAAACTGAATTTAGGCCATtagtaattaaaataaataaatatatataataacaatatattgaCAGATATGAAAGATATTTGTAAGTCCCTTTTAACTgttaataaaatacatatacttttttaaaatcttcattCTGTAATACTGTCAGTTATCGGCcaacataacataacatcaCTGGCTACAACTTTAAGATATCTGCAATAATTTCAGTCCAGCCAGGCTGATTTATTTAAACCATTGAACAACGTGTCACTTgataaagtcatttttttcacattttattaaacTGTCCCATGTCGACTTAACATACAATATCAAAGTTAAAACTCCTTTTACCCTTGATAAAGTCCCATACAGACATTTTAGAAGTTTTTACAttgtgaaatattatatttcatcatgtgacaaaaactgaaatgaatctATTGTACTTTTTTGAATCTCCTCAACAATTAGTCAAATCGAATCAGAACTGTGCAATACTGTCAGTTACatatcaaaaaaagagaaacatggAACTTCAGCTGTTTCGTTTGTTGCACAGTTTTGTCCAGATGTCCGTTTTACAACCTGGAAGTGGAAGATGCCGGCGTAGTCCCGGGTGAAGCTCTGATCCGGGGGGATCACTCTGTACAGCAGCTTCTCGTTCAGCGTCAGGCAGGCGATGGCGGCGAGCAGCCAGCAGTCACCTGTCAGGAAGAGCAGATTCATGAGCTGcggaagaacacacacacacacacacacacacacacacacacacacacacacacacacacagcctatgTTCTGatttatctttgtcttttctaCATTACCTCTCCATGGAACTGTGTTTTGCTTGCAGgactgaaaacctttttttattttacctatCACTCAGCAGGTGCCGTTCAACTTGCTGTTTCTTTTGTACAATTCCCATTCTCAGGAaccctctttcttttctaatcctttgttttattatatactcatttttctctctctagtACTCTGACCATGCAGGATTTGCCTGACTAAGTGcggctgtgtgtgcgtgcagtaAAGGGCGACCGTGGAGGCCTGGAACatgttttaaaagcatttttttttctgaaagcagaAGCTGTTTAAATGTTACCCAATTCTCCCTGGCAGATGTCTGTCCTGTTGGCTCCATCCACGATGAACTCAGGGTTTTCACAGATTTCCtgtcatcaaaaaaaaacaaaaaaaacaaacaaagagggTTAGGAGATATTTCTGAGCATGTTGCAAgatatcaattttatttttggatgcATTTTCCTCTACTACGAGGAGAAAtccttttaaataaaaatgctttaaCTTAATTTGTGAGTGTATTCTTTAGTGCCTGGCTCATGGGTCAAAAGACTGATCAGACACacggttggaaaaaaaaaactctgtatGAAGCAATGTTGGATTAACTGCTCTTTTCTAAtcaattgataataataataattacactgaTTAAATTTACTAGAGCCAAATTACGAGAGTATGGAAAAACTGTCTGGTAATTTTTTCAAGAAAAGGactttgtttgacatttaaacactgtcaaaaacaacaacaacaacaacaacaacaacaaacagagttTTCATGATAAGGTCCCACGATCTGAACTTCACAACAATTTAAAACCTGCGTATACAAATCTACACTCGACACGATTTATCACACGAGGACTTGACCCCGAAACTGAAAACCAGTTggggaaaccccccccccacggcTGCGAGCAGGATTCGCCCTCTGCATTCGCTGCATACGTATGAGCGGGCAGCTGCTGGAGGTCAGCAGGTCGCGACTCTCTGGTCGCCTGAACAAGTGACAACGCCGCGCTGGATGCGGCGAGGCCCTCTTTCTCATAACAACATATCTCTGTCACGGCATGCGCTGCTGACAGCTTCGTCGGGAACGCAGAACTTGCAAAACGTGTTATCCGCGTTGTCATCGTGGACGTGTGTTCACGCTCATATGGAGGAACACTGCTTTTGCACACATTGCTCGTCGTCGTGAAAGCGATTTCCTCTTGAAGAATTACATGGGCTCTTGCAAAAGGGGATTCCCAAGTGACCAAATCAGAGAAGAGATAAAAGAGACAGTCAAGGCCAAACATGTTCTTAAAATCCCAAAGCTTCAGTTTGGAAGCTTTGGAGGAGCAGGGTTTGATTGACAGGATAACGTCTGAATACAAATTACAGTAATAAGGTCTCATTCAGAGTTTATTTAGAGGATTCACTGCGGTGGGACTCAAGTCCCTGAATCACACGGCCGaccaaaactgtaaaaaaatgcaGACTCATGTTCCGAAATTAGAGCGGGCCCCGCCGCTGACCCCTCGCCATGTGTCACTGATCTCATCTGAATGTTAAAAGCTGCACTCATCATCTGCCACCGAGAAGCAGTCGCACCTCAGTTCTGCGTCGCACCGGGTTTCTACAAAGCAGCAAGTTTGGAACTGAAACAGTTTCTATCTTCAATGagtcatttgtgtttattcgTATGTGATcaacatgatttaaaaataatgacaaaactATTTTGACCTATTATTTATTAGTCAAATGTTTTAAGGAGTGTCTTAATGCACGCAATTATACGTGGATGGAATTGATTATACATGTCAACAATCAATTGGATGAACACTTTAATGATCTGGAGTTGGTAAATTCCAGAAGTCAAATTTCGTCACGAACAGGATTCGAACCTGTGCGGGGAAACCCCATTGGATTTCGAGTCCAACGCCTTAACCTCTCGGCCACCGTGACTGGGGGTGGTTGAGCAATTGCATCATCAATAGTCGGATTTGAtgctttgacattttgataGATCGTCTCATTCGTTTTCTTGCTGAGAAGCTAGCCTGGCTCTCTGCTGAGGTCACAAAATCTACGAACCATCACCTCTCCATCATTACATTGTGTGAGACTGTTTATCAGACAGATATGACAGTTGTGTCACTCtatattgtatttgtttattgtaaataatgatttaattattaaGGGGCAGGATTAAATAAGTTTATACTTCTTCCCACTCCTTTTCATACATgtaaattaaaggaaaaatctcttttcttttcccttttcttcttctattttgtTGGATATGTTttcaacaactgctgttgtgtctttgttgtgtagTTGAATTTTACATGCTCAAAATAAATTACTAACTAAAAGTCATTTTAATGCTACAACTCCTCTTtagtaaaatattaatgacaTGTCTACTTTACGTATACGATTATTCATCAATAATATTATTCCAAACGTACACATAACGTTAAGTTTAATATATACCAGTGTATATGATACATGCCTCTCTGAAAGGCGTTATTTTCACAATAAAGGCTTATCTTATCTGATTTTGTGATATGACTTTTATTAAGTGTGTTTACATTGTGGTGCTGCTAAATGAGTGTTGGGTCTTGTGTTCGTATTTCTGTCGGTGTTTACGTCTGTGTCAGCGTTGCCGGGCGCTGTGAGTCGAGGGACGTGCAGTTTTCTTTGTGTCAAACAAAGCTACATGTCTGTAGCCGACGTGTTCTGACATCAGGCCACTGTGCCTCCCTGCGCTGGCGGAGCGTGTCCACCTGTCAGCTGTTGGTGATGGTAGAAGGTGATAACCCAGAGCAATGCACCCGCAACTCATCCACCCACGAGCACTCTGCAGTATCAACTTGACATCTCACCCTGCGTGCTGTGGAGGAAGTGATGGGATACACAGGGATTTCTTTTCCGAGAAGAGCTTTCGCCCACATGTCGGAGAGACACTTTTGGTTGAAGTGTGACTGAAGGACGTGATGACGAAGGGACTCACCGAGGGGCGTTTCCACTCAATCTTCATGGAAGGCTTGTGACTGTAGAAGAGCGAGGAGTCGTCCGCAGGGAACAGGGGGTCCTCGAACACCACCTTCTTCTTCACGTATTTGTCCCGCAGCTCCAGAAATGTCTTGAGGCGCTTGGCATCCTTGACGGCCTCGTTTCTGCTCAGGATGGCAGAGTAGATCGAGTTCGCACCGGCAGCAGGGTAGTCAGCTTTGTCATCGGGCCCGAGTGACGCTTCAGTGTCGTGAAGCACTTTCACCTTTGTGTCTTCCACAATGGGCCCTTTCCCTTCTCGCGTCTTGTCCCCCATCTTATCAGTGTCTACCTCAGCCTGTGGTGTTGCTGCTTCAGAGGGCAGGCTTACACACTGTGCAGTACTTCCTTATTTGCAGAAACAGAGAATGATCTTGCAAAACTTCCTGTGTCCTCCTGCTGATCACTTTTagttcctttttaaaaagtactgCCACTGATCGTGGAGAGCCACCAGCCAACAGGTTCTCACACAGCCAGTGTGCTTCGTCCCTGGACCTAAATATAGGCCTCTttagaggaggggaggagacccTGACCCTGTCCCAACATTTCCAGGTCACTGAGTGTGCTGTTCAGTGGGACTGTCTGAAATCTATACCATAAATTCAGTGGAGCTGAATGCATTGGTTGTTACACCAGAGGCATTATTTATGGAAACTAAATATGGATTTGTACACTGAAAGCCATAGAAAATAAagtttgtagtttgtgtttaGCATTGAGACTTGCCTGCAATTTACCTaatttttattgctttaatCAAAACCTGTCTTCATAGGGAAGTATTTGAATGCCTGATTTTTAACTGGTTTTaactgatgttgtttgtttttattattttctttatctatTTGTTATCTTTCTTTATTGTATTTCTTATTTGGTCTTGTTCTGTTCTGGGCTGCTTAAATCCTACAGTATGTATtttgaaaagcactttataacCTTGTTTAGATAAGTGTTATagaaataattttcaaaaagtattattattattatcattgaaCAGTGCCATGCTAATGCGCCAGACGTCCGTCTACTAGTGAGAACACTGAGATAATATTGTCAGTAATATTTATAATCATTTGAGGGGTTATGACATGGAGAGAAGTTTAAATTATACGATTATATACTTATTGCACATGTTTCCTTTTCATAGAATGTACTTTCAAAGACTAAATGTCTTAAGATGAGTAATGCAATAACTGaatgaataaaggaaaataaagtatTTGGTATTGTCCACCCACATTACACATTACTTGGTATAAAGGggctttaaaaacaatattttggtCGATTCAAAGAGTGGGTGGTTGAATCTGGAGTCATAAATTCAGTATGAAATCACTCCTCCACACTCAACTCTCACATCTTCTACATTGACACCTAGTGGTGAAACAAACGACCGGACGTCCTATTTCCTTTTAACTGGTTTGATGGAGAGAACTGATTTTAATTCGGCGCTCAGTTGGTCCAGTCCTCTGTCACTCCGAGTCCTCAGCGAATAAGAAAAGAACGAGGCGGCCGAGGAGAGGGTTGCCAGGTTTGTGGGAAACCCGCATTCTTATTCTCTGTTTTAATCAGGGTGCAATGATGATGTTGTCAGGCTGTGTTTTCTACTAAATggtatattattttaatttgcttgCTGTTGACAATAAACAACGTGGAAGCCAAtttctgacagaaaaacaattcTACAGAAAGTTAAAAGTGATTGAATTAAATCATATACTAGATCCAAATGTTGTCGTCTAAAATCAAGATTATGAGACAATAACTCAAACGTACAACTCTATAAGTCAAATTAATTATAGTGTGTCTTTCTATAATTTTGACTTAAAGTATGTTAAGTCATTTTCTTAACCAAAACCAACATTTAACAGTACTCTgctgtattttacatttttgcaatCTGCATGCATTGCTCTATGTAGattctttgtatttgtgttccttttattttttgcagttcttatattttgtGTCGTGTGCCTGAACCTGGGACTAAGGGACCCCTAAAGTCTGATGCCTGTTTGTCCCTGGGTATATGGAGCTAAATCAGGGCCATATGTCTTGTTaactcaaagaaaatgtttgaaactGAAAGTTCAGGTTTTGATCTTGaactatgaaaaataaaagtgttttcaaaagaaaaaaagggcaggaaaaaaaattcaaaacaaaagttattttgGTTGAATTGTGGAATTCCTTTGAATGACttgaattttcatttttcactttcataaatattttgatatttgaggtctcattttctcttttggtgTCGACCTGAAATCCacctgaaagtgaaaaaagtgacgtgtgaaaatgttattctgaatctggaaaaaaaatgagacctCAAATATCAAGAtatttgtgaaagtgaaaaatgaaaataaacaagtcATATCAGAAACATGCTCAGAAGGGGGACAGGCCAAACCGTAACTGGCAACCCAGCCTCGGCTCTGGGTGCATCTGTAAGTTGTCGCCATCATCTGTGGCTGAATGTTGACCGAGCTTCAAGTCAGTCCGCCGGCGAGACAATCCACCTCTCGTAGTTTCCCCCGTCGGGTCTCCGCGAGTCGGTGCGTCGTAACTTACCGGTAAATGCGTTTagcatttttcattgtttgtacTGTGGACGTGAACTCGCGTTAGTCGAGGGGGCTGGAGTCTTGAGGAGCGGCGAGGGGCGGCGGGGCTGCTAACACGGACACAACCTCGCAGCCGAAccagctagttagctagctagctagttagctagcagGTAAAGATCCAGATCCAGTCGAACTGGTGGAACCTACGGTTGGTTGTGAGTCAGATGGTCGCCGGTGGTTGTCAAGTCAGTCGCGCACCGCACGCCAAGGAGCTAGCGGCGCCGCGGGGCTAGCTGCGACCGCACCGAGACGCCGAGAAAGATCGTCGGGGCCAGCGGAAGCTCGAATCGTCAGCCCGGAGGATTTGTGTCCTCGACGGCGGGGAGTCTCGTGAACCTGGAGCTGGCATCGTCGCACTCAGCCTGCATTTAACACGTACGTCCACGTCTGAGTGACAGACAACTCGTCTGTGTGACGCGGTTCACGATGGCCTCTCCTGCAGGGGGCTATTTCAGCTAACTGCTTCTGCAGAGTTATACTGTTAGCCAAGCTACAGCTAGCAAGGAAGCTAAcaagtaacaacaacaacaacaacagttaaggaatctgtgtgtgtgtgtgtgtgtgtgtgtgtgtgtgtgtggtcggtgATGCTCATGTCGTGTCTTGGACAATCTCTGAATCGTGCAGCGGGCTGCTGTGCCTGACCAccgggaggagacgggatgtCCGAGGGAGACAGCAAGCAGGCCCCGGACGCCGTCCAGGAGGGGAAGCAGGAGTCGGCGGCAGCGGCGCCCGCGGGTCAAGGGGTGTCGTCGGTGTCTCCGCCCGTTTCCATGGTGACGCAGCCTCCGGCCACCGCCGCcacagaggacgaggaggaggagagcgaggatgAGTCGGAGATCCTGGAGGAGAGCCCGTGTGGACGCTGGCAGAAACGCAGAGAAGAGGTATGGCACATATGTCTACGCATGAGTCATGTTTATccttttgtattattattaagttaAGAGATACAACTGATTGCATTGCATTGCATTGCattgctttgttttccttcctcaaGGTGAATCAGCGCAACGTCCCCGGCATCGATAATGCGTACTTGGCCATGGACACGGAGGAAGGAGTCGAGGTGG
This sequence is a window from Scophthalmus maximus strain ysfricsl-2021 chromosome 18, ASM2237912v1, whole genome shotgun sequence. Protein-coding genes within it:
- the capn3b gene encoding calpain-3b isoform X6; protein product: MGDKTREGKGPIVEDTKVKVLHDTEASLGPDDKADYPAAGANSIYSAILSRNEAVKDAKRLKTFLELRDKYVKKKVVFEDPLFPADDSSLFYSHKPSMKIEWKRPSEICENPEFIVDGANRTDICQGELGDCWLLAAIACLTLNEKLLYRVIPPDQSFTRDYAGIFHFQFWRYGEWIDVVVDDRVPTCRNQLVFTKSFRKNEFWSALLEKAYAKLHGSYEALKGGNTLEAMEDFTGGVTEFFELSEAPKELYSIMKKALARGSLMGCSIDVVSASEVETRTEQGLVKGHAYSIIGLEECDVVAKNTKIRLIRLRNPWGLVLWKGPWSANSKEWPSISIADKENLRKQTVEASEFWMSFDEFKRNFTKLEMCNLTPDALQGEERHSWTVSINEGRWVRGSSAGGCRNFPDTFWTNPQYRLQLNEEDDDPEDGQVACTVVVALMQKGRRMQRHQGARFLTIGFSIYEVPKEMCGQNQHLQKDFFLYTASRAKCKMYINLREVTERFRLPPGEYVVIPTTFEAHREGEFILRVFSEKQSTSEEAENTIEPGQIQLLEPEEETEEEKQFRAIYQQISGEDMQICANELKTIMRNVLAKHSEIKTTDGFSLETCRSMIALMDTDGTGKLNLQEFKHLWKKIKEWQLIFKRFDQDKSGSISSFEMRNAVNGAGFHLNKQLYDIIAMRYADEHLNIDFDSYICCFVRLEGMFRAFNAFDKDGDGIIKLNVLEWLQLTMYS
- the capn3b gene encoding calpain-3b isoform X2; this encodes MGDKTREGKGPIVEDTKVKVLHDTEASLGPDDKADYPAAGANSIYSAILSRNEAVKDAKRLKTFLELRDKYVKKKVVFEDPLFPADDSSLFYSHKPSMKIEWKRPSEICENPEFIVDGANRTDICQGELGDCWLLAAIACLTLNEKLLYRVIPPDQSFTRDYAGIFHFQFWRYGEWIDVVVDDRVPTCRNQLVFTKSFRKNEFWSALLEKAYAKLHGSYEALKGGNTLEAMEDFTGGVTEFFELSEAPKELYSIMKKALARGSLMGCSIDVVSASEVETRTEQGLVKGHAYSIIGLEECDVVAKNTKIRLIRLRNPWGLVLWKGPWSANSKEWPSISIADKENLRKQTVEASEFWMSFDEFKRNFTKLEMCNLTPDALQGEERHSWTVSINEGRWVRGSSAGGCRNFPDTFWTNPQYRLQLNEEDDDPEDGQVACTVVVALMQKGRRMQRHQGARFLTIGFSIYEVPKEMCGQNQHLQKDFFLYTASRAKCKMYINLREVTERFRLPPGEYVVIPTTFEAHREGEFILRVFSEKQSTSEEAENTIEPGQIQQDKKKKEKPIVFVSDRARANKEIEHDGIQGEKRKKPKLLEPEEETEEEKQFRAIYQQISGEDMQICANELKTIMRNVLAKHSEIKTTDGFSLETCRSMIALMDTDGTGKLNLQEFKHLWKKIKEWQLIFKRFDQDKSGSISSFEMRNAVNGAGFHLNKQLYDIIAMRYADEHLNIDFDSYICCFVRLEGMFRAFNAFDKDGDGIIKLNVLEWLQLTMYS
- the capn3b gene encoding calpain-3b isoform X5, producing MGDKTREGKGPIVEDTKVKVLHDTEASLGPDDKADYPAAGANSIYSAILSRNEAVKDAKRLKTFLELRDKYVKKKVVFEDPLFPADDSSLFYSHKPSMKIEWKRPSEICENPEFIVDGANRTDICQGELGDCWLLAAIACLTLNEKLLYRVIPPDQSFTRDYAGIFHFQFWRYGEWIDVVVDDRVPTCRNQLVFTKSFRKNEFWSALLEKAYAKLHGSYEALKGGNTLEAMEDFTGGVTEFFELSEAPKELYSIMKKALARGSLMGCSIDVVSASEVETRTEQGLVKGHAYSIIGLEECDVVAKNTKIRLIRLRNPWGLVLWKGPWSANSKEWPSISIADKENLRKQTVEASEFWMSFDEFKRNFTKLEMCNLTPDALQGEERHSWTVSINEGRWVRGSSAGGCRNFPDTFWTNPQYRLQLNEEDDDPEDGQVACTVVVALMQKGRRMQRHQGARFLTIGFSIYEVPKEMCGQNQHLQKDFFLYTASRAKCKMYINLREVTERFRLPPGEYVVIPTTFEAHREGEFILRVFSEKQSTSEEAENTIEPGQIQRKLLEPEEETEEEKQFRAIYQQISGEDMQICANELKTIMRNVLAKHSEIKTTDGFSLETCRSMIALMDTDGTGKLNLQEFKHLWKKIKEWQLIFKRFDQDKSGSISSFEMRNAVNGAGFHLNKQLYDIIAMRYADEHLNIDFDSYICCFVRLEGMFRAFNAFDKDGDGIIKLNVLEWLQLTMYS
- the capn3b gene encoding calpain-3b isoform X1: MGDKTREGKGPIVEDTKVKVLHDTEASLGPDDKADYPAAGANSIYSAILSRNEAVKDAKRLKTFLELRDKYVKKKVVFEDPLFPADDSSLFYSHKPSMKIEWKRPSEICENPEFIVDGANRTDICQGELGDCWLLAAIACLTLNEKLLYRVIPPDQSFTRDYAGIFHFQFWRYGEWIDVVVDDRVPTCRNQLVFTKSFRKNEFWSALLEKAYAKLHGSYEALKGGNTLEAMEDFTGGVTEFFELSEAPKELYSIMKKALARGSLMGCSIDVVSASEVETRTEQGLVKGHAYSIIGLEECDVVAKNTKIRLIRLRNPWGLVLWKGPWSANSKEWPSISIADKENLRKQTVEASEFWMSFDEFKRNFTKLEMCNLTPDALQGEERHSWTVSINEGRWVRGSSAGGCRNFPDTFWTNPQYRLQLNEEDDDPEDGQVACTVVVALMQKGRRMQRHQGARFLTIGFSIYEVPKEMCGQNQHLQKDFFLYTASRAKCKMYINLREVTERFRLPPGEYVVIPTTFEAHREGEFILRVFSEKQSTSEEAENTIEPGQIQQDKKKKEKPIVFVSDRARANKEIEHDGIQGEKRKKPKRKLLEPEEETEEEKQFRAIYQQISGEDMQICANELKTIMRNVLAKHSEIKTTDGFSLETCRSMIALMDTDGTGKLNLQEFKHLWKKIKEWQLIFKRFDQDKSGSISSFEMRNAVNGAGFHLNKQLYDIIAMRYADEHLNIDFDSYICCFVRLEGMFRAFNAFDKDGDGIIKLNVLEWLQLTMYS